Sequence from the Desulfovibrio intestinalis genome:
CCACTGCTATGGCCGCAGAAAGCGTACAGCCAGTGCCGTGATTGTTTTCCGTATCTACCTTGGCCTGCGGCAGAGCCTTGGGGGCCTGGCCTTCCATGCACAGGCAGTCTGTGACAACGACGCTGTTTTCCATATGGCCGCCCTTGATAAGCACTGCTCTTGCGCCCATTTGCAGCAGTTTTTCGCCTGCGGTGGCGGCATCGTCCAGACTGTCGATGGTCATGTTGGTCAGCATTTCCGCTTCCGGCCTGTTGGGCGTCAGCAGATCGCAGCCGGGCAGAATGTCATTGACAAGAGCGGAGATGGCGTCTTCCTGCAAAAGGCGGCTGCCGCTCTGGCTCACTGAAACGGGGTCAACAACAAGAGGAAAACTGCGCCGCCGCAATACAGGGGCCACAGCCCGGATAATGCCAGCGGAAAAAAGCATGCCCGTTTTTGCGGCTGCCACGGGAAAGCCATCAAGCACCGTGTCTAGTTGAAGTGCCACGAAATCAGGGTCAGGAGCATGTATGCCCGTGACGCCCATGCCATTTTGGGCGGTAAGCGCCGTAATGACGCTCATGCCATAGCCGCCTAGAGCCATAATGGTTTTCAGGTCTGCCTGGATGCCCGCACCGCCGCCAGAGTCGGACCCGGCAATAGTGAGAATGTTAGGAGGAGTTAACATGCGAGCCCCTTTTGAGTAGAAATTAGAAACAGTATAAGCGAACAGAGGTATACTATAGCTCTCCCTGTTGCCGGACGCAATGTGTTGATGTCAATCACCGTTTCCGGCCGCGACGAGTCTAGAAAAAGTCTTCACAGCCCCGAGAAGCAATGCTAGCATCCGCTAGGCGGTATGA
This genomic interval carries:
- the thiD gene encoding bifunctional hydroxymethylpyrimidine kinase/phosphomethylpyrimidine kinase, with translation MLTPPNILTIAGSDSGGGAGIQADLKTIMALGGYGMSVITALTAQNGMGVTGIHAPDPDFVALQLDTVLDGFPVAAAKTGMLFSAGIIRAVAPVLRRRSFPLVVDPVSVSQSGSRLLQEDAISALVNDILPGCDLLTPNRPEAEMLTNMTIDSLDDAATAGEKLLQMGARAVLIKGGHMENSVVVTDCLCMEGQAPKALPQAKVDTENNHGTGCTLSAAIAVGLGKGLPLQVAVTRAQEYLNLALRRSYSPGNGAGPVNHAAGLNL